The following are encoded together in the Vigna angularis cultivar LongXiaoDou No.4 chromosome 9, ASM1680809v1, whole genome shotgun sequence genome:
- the LOC108318680 gene encoding germin-like protein 8-13 produces the protein MMNRIVILLLCVLFSSTSHASFPEKFCKADLNGPDSPSGYLCLPSETVTAADFKYTFNGKAGILVPPNTLVFPATVAQYPILNGLGISGAIVEIPEGGILPVHDHDATEIVLVIEGQIDVGILTPRKAFRNKLTPGDVFLFPKGLLHYLINSGRGKAVAFAAFSSPNPSFRFLYEELFTNDVPSITISQISFLDVAQVRKLKARFNGTG, from the coding sequence ATGATGAACAGGATTGTGATTCTCTTACTTTGTGTCCTTTTTTCGTCCACTTCCCATGCTTCTTTTCCGGAAAAGTTCTGCAAGGCTGACCTCAACGGTCCAGACAGCCCTTCTGGCTATCTCTGCCTGCCATCTGAAACAGTAACAGCTGCAGACTTTAAGTACACTTTTAATGGAAAAGCAGGCATTCTAGTCCCACCCAACACTCTAGTATTCCCTGCAACTGTTGCTCAGTATCCTATACTCAACGGTCTTGGAATTTCTGGAGCAATTGTAGAGATCCCGGAAGGTGGAATTCTTCCAGTGCATGATCATGATGCAACTGAAATAGTACTGGTGATTGAAGGTCAAATTGATGTTGGAATCTTGACACCTCGGAAAGCTTTTCGCAATAAACTTACACCGGGAGATGTTTTCCTTTTTCCAAAAGGACTGCTGCATTATCTTATCAATTCTGGTCGTGGGAAAGCCGTTGCTTTTGCCGCTTTTAGTTCCCCTAACCCTTCTTTTCGTTTTCTTTATGAAGAACTGTTCACCAACGACGTCCCTAGCATCACCATTTCCCAGATTAGCTTCCTTGATGTAGCCCAAGTCAGGAAGCTCAAGGCTCGTTTCAATGGCACCGGCTAG
- the LOC108347233 gene encoding auxin-binding protein ABP19a — translation MIEIFVLLALLSFTSDAAVNDFCVADLKGPDSPSGYQCKPPKSVTVDDFVFSGFVAGNTTNIFRAALTSAVVTDFPGVNGLGVSAARLDIEKGGSVPMHTHSGATELLIMVKGQITAGFMTPFAVYTKTLKPGDVMVFPQGQLHFQVNSGKRKATAFLAFSSANPGVQLLDLILFGNDLPSALIAETTFLEIGQVKKVKGRFGGRG, via the coding sequence ATGATTGAAATTTTTGTTCTCTTGGCTCTTCTATCATTCACTTCCGATGCGGCAGTCAATGATTTCTGTGTAGCAGACTTAAAGGGTCCAGATAGTCCTTCAGGTTATCAGTGCAAGCCACCGAAATCCGTCACAGTGGATGACTTTGTGTTTTCTGGCTTTGTAGCTGGAAACACCACAAACATTTTCCGTGCTGCATTAACCTCTGCAGTTGTCACTGATTTTCCAGGTGTGAATGGTCTTGGTGTTTCCGCAGCACGGTTAGACATAGAAAAAGGTGGATCAGTCCCAATGCACACACACTCTGGTGCCACTGAACTTTTGATAATGGTGAAAGGTCAAATCACAGCTGGTTTTATGACACCATTTGCAGTTTATACGAAGACACTGAAACCAGGAGATGTTATGGTTTTCCCACAAGGGCAACTGCATTTTCAAGTGAATTCTGGAAAGAGAAAAGCCACTGCTTTTCTGGCTTTCAGTAGCGCAAACCCTGGAGTACAATTGCTTGACCTTATATTGTTTGGTAACGACTTACCTTCTGCCTTGATTGCAGAAACGACCTTCCTTGAAATTGGCCAAGTGAAGAAGGTTAAGGGACGATTCGGTGGCAGAGGCTAG
- the LOC128194058 gene encoding auxin-binding protein ABP19a-like — translation MKKITQILFLFSLLSFTTYAAVNDFCVADLKGPDTPSGYQCKPPNTVTADDFVFSGLVAGNTTNTFNAALTSAFVTDFPGLNGLGVSAARLDIAKGGSIPMHTHPGATELLIMVEGQITAGFMTPFHLYMKTLKPGDVMVFPQGQLHFQVNSGKGKATAFLAFSSANPGAQLLDLLLFGNSLPSEVIAQTTFLDVEQVKKLKARFGGK, via the coding sequence atgaagaagataacTCAGATTCTTTTCCTCTTCAGTCTTCTCTCATTCACTACCTATGCTGCTGTGAATGATTTCTGTGTAGCAGACCTAAAGGGTCCAGATACTCCTTCAGGCTATCAGTGCAAACCACCTAACACAGTGACCGCGGATGACTTTGTGTTCTCTGGCTTGGTTGCGGGAAATAccacaaacactttcaatgctGCATTAACCTCTGCATTTGTCACTGATTTTCCAGGTTTGAATGGTCTTGGTGTTTCCGCAGCACGGTTAGACATAGCAAAAGGTGGATCAATCCCAATGCACACACACCCTGGAGCTACTGAACTTTTGATAATGGTGGAAGGTCAAATCACTGCTGGTTTTATGACACCATTTCATCTTTATATGAAGACACTGAAACCAGGAGATGTAATGGTTTTCCCACAAGGACAACTGCATTTTCAAGTGAACTCTGGAAAGGGAAAAGCCACTGCATTTCTGGCTTTCAGTAGCGCAAACCCTGGAGCACAACTACTTGACCTTTTGTTGTTTGGTAACAGCTTACCTTCTGAAGTGATTGCACAGACTACCTTCCTTGATGTAGAACAAGTGAAGAAACTTAAGGCTCGTTTTGGTGGCAAATGA
- the LOC128194062 gene encoding auxin-binding protein ABP19a-like — MKKITQILFLFGLLSSTTYAAVNDFCVADLKGPDGPSGYQCKPPNTVTVDDFVFSGLVAGNTTNIFNAALSSAFVTDFPGVNGLGVSAARLDIAKGGSIPMHTHPGATELLIMVEGQITAGFMTPFHLYMKTLKPGDVMVFPQGQLHFQVNSGKGKATAFLAFSSANPGAQLLDLLLFGNSLPSDVIAQTTFLDVEQVKKLKARFGGK; from the coding sequence atgaagaagataacTCAGATTCTTTTCCTCTTCGGTCTTCTCTCATCCACTACCTATGCTGCTGTCAATGATTTTTGTGTAGCAGACCTAAAGGGTCCAGATGGTCCTTCAGGCTATCAGTGCAAACCACCTAACACAGTGACGGTAGATGACTTTGTGTTCTCTGGTTTGGTAGCGGGAAACACCACAAACATTTTCAATGCTGCATTAAGCTCTGCATTTGTCACTGATTTTCCAGGTGTGAATGGTCTTGGTGTTTCCGCAGCACGGTTAGACATAGCAAAAGGTGGATCAATCCCAATGCACACACACCCTGGAGCTACTGAACTTTTGATAATGGTGGAAGGTCAAATCACTGCTGGTTTTATGACACCATTTCATCTTTATATGAAGACACTGAAACCAGGAGATGTAATGGTTTTCCCACAAGGACAACTGCATTTTCAAGTGAACTCTGGAAAGGGAAAAGCCACTGCATTTCTGGCTTTCAGTAGCGCAAACCCTGGAGCACAACTACTTGACCTTTTGTTGTTTGGTAACAGCTTACCTTCTGACGTGATTGCACAAACTACCTTCCTTGATGTAGAACAAGTGAAGAAACTTAAGGCTCGTTTTGGTGGCAAATGA
- the LOC128194041 gene encoding germin-like protein subfamily 3 member 1: MKKITQILFLFSLLSFTTYAAVNDFCVADLKGPDTPSGYQCKPPNTVTADDFVFSGLVAGNTTNTFNAALTSAFVTDFPGLNGLGVSAARLDIAKGGSIPMHTHPGATELLILAEGQITAGFMTPFHLYSKTLKPGDVMVFPQGQLHFQVNSGNDKATAYLAFSSANPGAQLLDLLLFGTSLPSDVIAQTTFLDVEQVNKLKARFGGIGIADS, encoded by the coding sequence atgaagaagataacTCAGATTCTTTTCCTCTTCAGTCTTCTCTCATTCACTACCTATGCTGCTGTGAATGATTTCTGTGTAGCAGACCTAAAGGGTCCAGATACTCCTTCAGGCTATCAGTGCAAACCACCTAACACAGTGACGGCGGATGACTTTGTGTTCTCTGGCTTGGTTGCGGGAAACAccacaaacactttcaatgctGCATTAACCTCTGCATTTGTCACTGATTTTCCAGGTTTGAATGGTCTTGGTGTTTCCGCAGCACGGTTAGACATAGCAAAAGGTGGATCAATCCCAATGCACACACACCCTGGAGCTACTGAACTTTTGATACTGGCGGAAGGTCAAATCACTGCTGGTTTTATGACACCATTTCATCTTTATTCGAAGACATTGAAACCAGGAGATGTTATGGTTTTCCCACAAGGACAACTGCATTTTCAAGTGAATTCTGGAAACGATAAAGCCACTGCTTATCTGGCTTTCAGTAGTGCAAACCCTGGAGCACAACTTCTTGACCTTTTGTTGTTTGGTACCAGCTTACCTTCTGACGTGATTGCACAAACTACCTTCCTTGATGTAGAACAAGTGAACAAGCTTAAGGCTCGTTTTGGTGGCATAGGAATTGCTGATTCCTAA